A single window of Anaerolineae bacterium DNA harbors:
- a CDS encoding glycerol-3-phosphate acyltransferase, which produces MPDFVSLLLWLIVGYLAGSIPAAYIAGRVLKGIDIRDYGSGNVGGANIMAHVSPWAFVPVVATDLLKAILPVWGALSMTGSEWAAMAAGAGAVAGHCWSLYLSFTGGRGMAATLGSLLPLFPLGVAWIVGVHFIGSAFRRAPLADILALASLPVLARLSGQYAAVVWGAVAILLLVAAKRLHANRLPLPNDPASRRQVLLLRLLYDRDVPPGVPWTERKGGIRSGRPSE; this is translated from the coding sequence ATGCCCGATTTCGTGTCGCTCCTCCTATGGCTGATCGTCGGCTATCTCGCCGGGTCCATACCCGCAGCCTACATCGCCGGCCGAGTGCTAAAGGGCATAGACATTCGTGACTATGGCAGCGGCAACGTCGGCGGGGCCAACATTATGGCCCACGTCTCCCCCTGGGCGTTCGTCCCCGTGGTGGCGACGGACCTCCTAAAGGCGATTCTGCCCGTGTGGGGAGCACTCAGCATGACTGGGTCTGAGTGGGCCGCCATGGCCGCTGGGGCGGGCGCAGTCGCCGGACACTGTTGGTCGCTCTACCTGTCGTTCACCGGCGGCCGGGGCATGGCGGCCACTCTAGGGTCGCTCCTGCCGCTGTTCCCGCTGGGGGTAGCTTGGATCGTGGGTGTGCACTTCATCGGCTCCGCCTTCCGCCGGGCGCCGCTCGCCGACATCCTGGCTCTCGCGTCCCTTCCTGTCCTGGCCCGGTTGAGCGGCCAATACGCCGCGGTCGTCTGGGGGGCGGTGGCCATCCTGCTCTTGGTGGCGGCCAAGCGTCTCCACGCTAACCGCCTGCCGCTTCCGAACGATCCGGCCTCCCGCAGGCAAGTGCTGCTTCTCCGCCTCCTGTACGACCGGGACGTTCCTCCGGGGGTTCCCTGGACCGAACGCAAGGGGGGCATACGAAGCGGGCGCCCATCCGAGTAG